Proteins encoded by one window of Staphylococcus saccharolyticus:
- a CDS encoding AMP-binding protein — MNISKVLLTKNLYENPQRIAFIYNDQKLTYKELYKEVLKRAKNMQYQLTDKMVLLILENSLDFVTNTLALWLIGKKIVFINSKLDYEMMNNIISKYSSFSILTKEQHKKKLNTENINRDNIFNIKDFEHDIPENNKKDFLKTCPNTKSEFILHTSGSSGIPKGYVHDSNSIFHVCKSYGEKILHLTKYDVIFSPSNMTFAYGLGNSLYLPLYYGATSILSYNIDILDNLETCKKNNPTIIFGIPYIYKEFIKIFENYFVPNLSSVRLFVSAAEKMDMITQEKWYKYFNQNIVESFGSTELLHVYISNSKEKNKIDSNGKLLDGYSIKKEYINDKQFELNISGPSKFKYRVNDNECKKYFNTNDIFEEDCNGYLYFIGRTGTTFKNKGLWIDLKTIYLKLNQNNLIEYVHVTKQEAKNTFKIRIFLVAKDKMLKKEIIEKSVRKDIREIGGMNNLNIEIIFLDNIPRNANDKINELKLKDDLN; from the coding sequence ATGAATATTTCCAAAGTACTACTTACTAAAAATTTATATGAAAATCCTCAAAGAATAGCATTTATATATAATGACCAGAAACTAACTTATAAAGAGCTTTATAAAGAGGTACTTAAAAGAGCTAAAAATATGCAATATCAACTAACTGATAAAATGGTATTATTAATACTTGAAAATTCTTTAGACTTTGTTACTAATACACTCGCATTATGGCTAATAGGTAAAAAAATTGTTTTTATTAACAGTAAGTTAGACTATGAGATGATGAATAATATTATAAGTAAATATTCTAGTTTTTCAATACTGACAAAAGAACAACATAAAAAGAAGTTAAATACTGAGAATATTAATAGAGATAATATTTTCAATATTAAAGATTTCGAACATGATATTCCGGAAAATAATAAAAAGGATTTTTTGAAAACTTGTCCAAATACAAAGAGTGAATTTATACTTCATACTTCAGGTAGTAGTGGTATTCCAAAAGGATATGTTCATGATAGCAACAGTATTTTCCACGTGTGTAAAAGTTATGGAGAAAAAATTTTACATCTAACAAAATATGATGTTATATTTTCTCCTTCTAACATGACATTTGCATATGGTTTAGGTAATTCATTATATCTCCCCCTTTATTATGGTGCTACAAGTATTTTGTCATATAATATAGATATTTTAGACAATTTAGAAACTTGTAAAAAAAATAATCCTACCATAATTTTTGGTATCCCTTATATATATAAAGAGTTTATAAAAATTTTTGAGAACTATTTCGTTCCCAATTTAAGCTCAGTAAGATTATTTGTATCAGCTGCTGAAAAAATGGATATGATCACCCAAGAAAAATGGTATAAATATTTCAATCAAAATATTGTTGAAAGTTTTGGGTCCACGGAATTATTACATGTTTATATAAGCAATTCAAAAGAAAAAAACAAGATTGATTCAAATGGTAAATTGCTCGATGGATACTCTATCAAAAAAGAATATATAAATGATAAGCAGTTTGAATTAAACATTAGTGGGCCTAGTAAATTTAAATATCGGGTCAATGATAATGAATGTAAAAAATATTTTAACACTAATGATATTTTTGAAGAAGATTGTAATGGCTATTTATATTTTATTGGTAGAACAGGAACTACATTTAAGAATAAAGGTCTATGGATAGATTTAAAAACTATATATTTGAAGCTGAATCAAAATAATTTAATAGAATATGTTCATGTCACAAAACAAGAAGCAAAAAACACTTTTAAAATCAGAATATTTCTTGTAGCTAAAGATAAGATGTTAAAAAAAGAAATTATAGAAAAATCAGTTAGAAAGGATATTAGAGAGATAGGAGGTATGAATAATTTAAATATAGAAATAATCTTTCTAGATAATATACCTCGTAATGCAAATGATAAAATTAATGAACTAAAACTAAAGGATGATCTTAATTGA
- a CDS encoding SRPBCC family protein, producing MKIYNTVTIEKNIDFVFNKTNDIDNWKNLFSEYKETEVLLRHNNTLIFRLKNLHDKEWISWRNIDYKKNVAIAKRLYPMFPFESMDIRWEYEKLNENKTKMTWIQEFKPHKDFPKAEKEMKDFLDKNTKKQQNIIKEKLESNEKVWD from the coding sequence ATGAAGATTTATAATACTGTGACAATAGAAAAAAATATAGATTTTGTATTTAATAAAACTAATGATATAGATAATTGGAAAAATCTCTTTTCAGAGTACAAAGAAACTGAAGTTTTACTTAGACACAACAATACGCTAATATTTAGATTGAAAAACCTTCATGATAAAGAGTGGATATCTTGGAGAAACATTGACTATAAAAAGAATGTCGCTATAGCTAAACGATTATATCCTATGTTTCCATTCGAATCAATGGATATAAGGTGGGAATATGAGAAATTAAATGAAAATAAAACTAAAATGACTTGGATACAAGAATTTAAACCTCACAAGGATTTCCCTAAAGCTGAAAAAGAAATGAAAGATTTTTTAGATAAAAATACAAAAAAACAACAAAATATCATAAAAGAAAAGTTGGAAAGTAATGAAAAAGTATGGGATTAA
- a CDS encoding cupin domain-containing protein, which translates to MKKVNLNDTEEIKHLNGTLQMLLTPSNGGSNNMIMGISKVYPKEIIEKHVHDYSDECFFVLQGIGKIVSDKKSIFFKKDDCVYIPKGTKHKIYNNTDEILTVLFCSSPLAPTKEQGHRKLKEV; encoded by the coding sequence TTGAAAAAAGTCAATCTAAATGATACTGAAGAAATTAAACATCTTAACGGTACATTACAAATGTTACTTACCCCCTCAAATGGAGGGTCTAACAATATGATAATGGGAATTAGCAAAGTATATCCTAAAGAAATTATAGAAAAACATGTTCATGATTATAGTGATGAATGTTTTTTTGTATTGCAAGGAATCGGTAAAATAGTTTCTGATAAAAAATCTATTTTTTTTAAAAAAGATGATTGCGTATATATTCCTAAAGGTACAAAGCATAAAATATATAATAATACTGATGAAATATTAACAGTACTCTTTTGTTCTTCACCTCTAGCTCCTACTAAAGAACAGGGACATCGTAAACTAAAGGAGGTATAA
- a CDS encoding TIGR00730 family Rossman fold protein encodes MNIIVYCGASKGNKKEYENNAIQLGEWIAKNNHTLVFGGGNAGLMGTIANTVIHNNGKTIGVMPTFLQQRELAHDKLDELIIVESMSERKEVILEKGDVCIALPGGPGTLEEITEVVSWSRVGQNNNPCIFFNTNNYYSLIEQFYDQMVSNEFLTQEDRNKILFSKSFKEIEEFIKNYKAPKVRTY; translated from the coding sequence ATGAATATTATAGTTTATTGTGGAGCAAGCAAAGGAAACAAAAAAGAATACGAAAATAATGCAATTCAATTAGGTGAATGGATAGCTAAAAATAATCACACTTTAGTTTTCGGTGGCGGGAATGCAGGATTAATGGGAACAATTGCAAATACTGTAATACATAATAACGGAAAAACAATCGGTGTAATGCCTACGTTCTTACAACAAAGAGAACTAGCACATGACAAGTTAGACGAACTAATAATCGTAGAAAGTATGTCAGAAAGAAAAGAAGTTATTTTAGAAAAAGGGGACGTATGTATAGCACTTCCAGGTGGTCCAGGAACTCTAGAAGAAATAACTGAAGTTGTATCATGGTCAAGAGTTGGACAAAACAATAACCCATGTATCTTTTTCAACACAAATAACTATTATTCCCTTATCGAACAATTCTACGATCAAATGGTTTCAAACGAATTTTTAACTCAAGAAGATAGAAATAAAATACTATTTTCAAAATCTTTCAAAGAAATCGAAGAATTTATAAAGAACTATAAAGCACCAAAGGTGAGAACTTATTAA
- a CDS encoding 4'-phosphopantetheinyl transferase superfamily protein, translating into LGEKIVGIGIDICEVDKMRKLFFQFTKQELSLIFTEKELNYIELNKMNLFILFSLKESLTKALGIGFNSKLSELKKIEFSLNGNYIENVSVKENFSEILHEKNVILINSDFTITRNLIITKVLLIGDKGV; encoded by the coding sequence TTGGGTGAAAAGATAGTAGGCATTGGAATTGATATTTGTGAAGTAGACAAAATGAGAAAACTTTTTTTTCAATTTACAAAACAAGAGTTATCTCTCATTTTCACTGAAAAAGAACTGAATTATATTGAACTAAACAAAATGAATTTATTCATTTTGTTTAGTCTGAAAGAGTCTTTAACCAAGGCATTAGGTATAGGATTCAATTCTAAGTTATCAGAACTAAAAAAGATAGAATTTTCTTTGAATGGCAACTACATAGAGAATGTTTCTGTTAAAGAAAATTTTTCTGAGATATTGCATGAGAAAAATGTCATTTTAATCAATTCGGATTTTACAATAACAAGAAATTTGATTATTACTAAAGTATTATTGATAGGTGATAAAGGAGTGTAA
- a CDS encoding type I toxin-antitoxin system Fst family toxin has translation MLIIFVHIIAPVISGCAVAYYTYWLSKRNK, from the coding sequence TTGCTAATCATTTTCGTTCACATCATAGCACCAGTCATCAGTGGCTGTGCTGTTGCGTATTATACTTATTGGCTTAGTAAACGCAACAAATAA
- a CDS encoding DUF536 domain-containing protein → MKSMKQIADELNVTKMTVYNNAKKANVKFQKIENVNYLSAEDEIIIANRIKKNQNKSDYFDNEKKVETKPNNDSSVKDETIKHLYNQLDIYKEQSNRDKEQIKTLNRLLENQQILALESNKKIQKLESQLEEEKQLNYSFDTSTNDRQNINLQEATFTEESQNINQQQKKRQPTDIEIENNDVNKEKKNGEEATPKKGLWNRLFGN, encoded by the coding sequence ATGAAGAGTATGAAGCAAATCGCTGATGAATTAAACGTAACAAAGATGACTGTTTATAATAATGCTAAAAAAGCAAATGTGAAATTTCAAAAGATTGAAAACGTAAATTATTTATCTGCCGAAGATGAAATTATAATAGCTAATAGAATTAAAAAAAATCAAAATAAAAGTGATTACTTCGATAATGAAAAAAAGGTAGAAACCAAACCCAACAATGATAGTTCTGTAAAAGATGAAACGATAAAGCATTTATATAACCAACTAGATATATATAAAGAGCAGTCAAACAGAGATAAAGAACAGATAAAGACATTGAATAGACTTCTAGAAAATCAACAAATATTAGCTTTAGAAAGTAATAAAAAGATTCAAAAACTAGAAAGTCAATTAGAAGAAGAAAAACAGCTTAATTATTCTTTTGATACATCGACTAATGATAGACAGAATATTAATCTGCAAGAAGCAACTTTTACTGAAGAATCTCAAAATATCAACCAACAACAAAAGAAACGCCAACCAACAGACATAGAAATTGAAAATAATGATGTCAATAAAGAGAAGAAAAACGGAGAAGAAGCAACACCTAAAAAAGGACTTTGGAACCGCCTGTTTGGTAATTAA
- a CDS encoding salicylate synthase yields the protein MRILLDKINSLEYQKEKYHLNYLSEKDTKSLILNYIKKKLKCDYMVYEKDCKVFIGIKPMYTVNITNECTIIDHKNENKRNSELNEENINHLVTELYNLKKKISIFGIINFSLSYKIYDIDNKNTDTLASFFVPEMEVIIEKGSMYINYYKDNLLKDIEFTAKNDNLDLQTNNFVDKTIIYKDKKAYKSIVGKAIDDIKALNYSKVILSRKVNIPNKVNMLKSYLIGLNNNTPARSFLFEFNGLESFGYSPETILEVKDNYVYTFPLAGTRKLEGNENDFLLKNDLKNDLKEIAEHAMSVKLSFLEMEKICNLQSVKVEKYMDVYERGSVQHLGSIVSGHLKEDKNYYHAIQSLFPAVTSTGIPKKESLLAINKYENTPRELYSGGIFLLNDKEGLDVALALRSVFQNDKETYLRAGAGIIKSSNPEREFTETCEKLTSIINNIVY from the coding sequence GTGAGAATATTACTAGATAAGATTAATTCTTTAGAATATCAGAAAGAAAAATATCACTTAAATTATTTAAGTGAAAAAGATACAAAATCTTTAATATTAAATTACATTAAGAAAAAATTGAAATGTGACTATATGGTTTACGAAAAAGACTGTAAAGTGTTTATTGGTATAAAACCTATGTATACCGTAAATATAACGAATGAGTGTACAATTATTGATCATAAAAATGAAAATAAAAGAAACTCAGAACTAAATGAAGAAAATATAAATCATCTTGTAACAGAATTATATAATTTAAAGAAGAAAATATCTATCTTTGGCATTATCAATTTTTCTTTGTCTTATAAGATATACGATATAGATAATAAAAATACAGATACACTTGCTTCTTTTTTTGTTCCGGAAATGGAAGTTATAATAGAAAAAGGGAGTATGTATATTAATTATTATAAAGATAACTTATTGAAGGATATTGAGTTTACTGCTAAAAATGATAACTTAGATTTACAGACAAATAATTTTGTTGATAAGACAATAATTTATAAGGACAAAAAAGCATATAAAAGTATCGTTGGAAAGGCGATTGATGATATTAAAGCACTTAATTATTCAAAAGTTATTCTATCTAGAAAAGTTAATATACCTAATAAAGTTAATATGCTTAAAAGCTATTTAATTGGTTTAAATAATAATACTCCAGCTCGGTCATTCTTATTTGAATTTAATGGTTTAGAATCTTTTGGATATAGTCCAGAAACAATATTAGAAGTCAAAGACAATTATGTTTATACATTCCCATTAGCCGGAACTAGAAAACTTGAAGGCAATGAGAATGATTTCTTATTAAAAAATGACTTGAAAAATGACTTGAAAGAGATAGCTGAGCATGCCATGTCTGTAAAATTATCATTTTTAGAAATGGAAAAAATTTGCAATCTCCAAAGTGTCAAAGTAGAAAAGTACATGGATGTTTATGAAAGGGGTTCTGTTCAACATTTAGGATCTATAGTATCAGGACATTTAAAAGAAGATAAAAATTATTATCATGCCATCCAATCTCTTTTTCCAGCAGTTACTTCTACAGGAATACCTAAAAAAGAAAGTCTTCTAGCTATTAACAAATATGAGAATACTCCAAGAGAATTATACAGTGGTGGTATTTTTCTTTTAAACGATAAAGAAGGTCTTGATGTAGCACTTGCTTTACGAAGTGTTTTTCAAAATGATAAGGAAACGTATTTGCGTGCTGGTGCAGGTATTATTAAAAGCTCTAATCCTGAAAGAGAGTTTACAGAGACATGTGAAAAGTTGACCTCAATCATCAACAATATTGTATATTGA
- a CDS encoding replication initiator protein A, which translates to MSNFNIKEIQKEKFYQLPKVFFTNPKYTNLSNDAKITWSILRDRLDLSIRNNWVDENGDIFFIYTNEKLKSILNISSPNKLSKIKKELAQANLFSQIRVGLNKPNKLYIKKPEVTETDVYYILKQENDVEDRYNKDVSLSYIQKYDNDTSRNINKISHDISKEYNNDTELNNTDHIKTNNNDMNDLNDTSTKTYSNHTNHKNTKFNNDALKFQILEELPNQIKDYLSNFEIREIRIIKSILLKGKKSFNNTHDTYYRLEEVEFEIVSVLKRFKAMLLQKNESVEAMQGYLMQSIKSELEEKHALNMRRQNISKYNIFHEKFK; encoded by the coding sequence ATGTCAAACTTTAACATTAAAGAAATCCAAAAAGAGAAATTCTATCAATTACCTAAAGTATTTTTTACTAATCCTAAATATACTAATTTGTCTAATGATGCCAAAATAACTTGGTCGATATTGAGAGATCGTTTAGATTTATCTATAAGAAATAACTGGGTAGATGAAAATGGAGATATATTTTTTATTTATACCAATGAAAAACTCAAGTCGATATTAAATATTAGTAGTCCAAATAAATTATCAAAAATAAAAAAAGAATTAGCTCAAGCTAATTTATTTAGTCAAATAAGAGTTGGTTTAAATAAACCTAATAAATTATATATTAAAAAGCCGGAAGTAACAGAGACTGACGTATACTATATTTTAAAACAAGAAAATGATGTAGAAGACCGATATAACAAGGACGTATCATTATCATACATCCAGAAATATGATAATGATACGTCAAGAAATATTAATAAGATATCTCATGACATATCAAAAGAATACAATAATGATACTGAACTTAATAATACTGACCATATAAAGACTAATAATAATGATATGAATGACTTGAATGATACTTCAACCAAAACATATTCGAATCATACAAATCATAAAAATACTAAATTTAATAATGATGCTTTAAAATTTCAAATACTCGAAGAACTACCAAATCAAATTAAAGATTATCTAAGCAATTTTGAAATTAGAGAGATTCGTATTATTAAAAGTATCTTACTTAAAGGAAAGAAATCTTTTAATAATACACATGATACATATTATCGTTTAGAAGAAGTTGAGTTTGAAATTGTCAGTGTCTTAAAACGTTTTAAAGCTATGTTATTACAAAAAAATGAATCTGTTGAAGCTATGCAAGGTTATTTAATGCAATCGATTAAATCAGAACTAGAAGAAAAACATGCGTTAAATATGCGTCGTCAAAACATATCTAAGTACAATATTTTCCATGAAAAATTTAAATAA
- a CDS encoding alpha/beta hydrolase has translation MKKYGINFKLNKVSSSEITNVFIHGLNGSLFQWEYFLNINKNYLVVDLPSHGFSDDITNFNFKKYTLKIEKLIKTLNLRDINLIGHSLGGALALNLTNSKYINIRNVILINSCHIMRINPAINYKSFDDKILKNKEYTIQKKLKNDINMSKVCIGEKPIYFEVDNFSNECKYILIYSKNDRIISRRKIKNLESILQNCISYELIGSNHYSHLEEANKVKSILEKHKIL, from the coding sequence ATGAAAAAGTATGGGATTAATTTTAAATTAAACAAGGTATCTAGTAGTGAAATTACAAATGTTTTTATACATGGATTAAATGGTTCTTTATTTCAATGGGAGTACTTTTTAAACATTAATAAAAATTATCTCGTAGTTGATTTACCTAGTCATGGCTTTTCAGATGACATAACTAATTTCAATTTCAAAAAATATACGTTAAAAATAGAAAAATTGATAAAAACTTTAAATCTAAGAGATATCAATTTAATTGGTCATTCCCTGGGAGGAGCATTGGCACTTAATCTTACTAATAGTAAATATATTAATATAAGAAATGTAATATTAATCAATAGTTGTCATATAATGAGAATAAATCCCGCAATAAATTACAAGTCATTTGATGACAAAATACTTAAAAATAAAGAATATACTATACAAAAAAAACTTAAAAATGACATTAATATGTCGAAAGTATGCATTGGAGAAAAACCTATTTATTTTGAAGTTGACAATTTCTCTAATGAATGCAAGTACATATTAATATATAGCAAAAACGATAGAATAATTTCGAGAAGAAAAATTAAAAATTTAGAGTCGATACTTCAAAATTGTATTTCTTATGAATTAATAGGTTCTAACCACTATTCTCATTTAGAAGAGGCGAATAAAGTCAAGAGTATATTAGAAAAACATAAAATATTATAA
- a CDS encoding cyclase family protein, whose protein sequence is MKNYKIIDLSVPIEANDNEPFGVKHNFLDHKNGAKQFSQLVNKKYDLKKDDKWDEHIFPDNEFLARDIITMSCHTGTHIDAPYHYGSKCEGKPSKTVDDLPLEWFINEGVKLDFSNLTEPYSITKKMLKQEILKKNLKINTNTIVLIETGYSKFWGLPEYKNININIELDALDYILNKGVKVIGIDTFGFDVSFPKMIQKYNETKDSSHLWPTHFYGRKREYIQIERMNNLHLLPSKNFIFNGPPLKIINGEASWIRANAILIKENEK, encoded by the coding sequence ATGAAAAACTATAAAATAATAGATTTATCTGTTCCTATAGAAGCAAATGATAATGAGCCTTTTGGAGTGAAACATAATTTTTTAGATCATAAAAATGGAGCAAAACAATTTTCACAATTAGTTAATAAAAAATATGATTTAAAAAAAGACGATAAGTGGGATGAACACATTTTCCCCGATAATGAATTCCTGGCTCGAGATATAATTACTATGTCGTGTCACACCGGAACACATATAGATGCTCCATATCATTATGGTAGCAAGTGTGAGGGAAAACCATCTAAAACGGTAGATGATCTCCCTTTAGAATGGTTTATTAACGAAGGTGTTAAATTAGACTTTAGTAATTTAACAGAACCTTATTCCATTACAAAAAAAATGTTAAAACAAGAAATTCTCAAAAAAAATTTAAAAATAAATACTAATACTATTGTATTAATTGAAACAGGATATTCAAAGTTTTGGGGGCTACCTGAATATAAGAATATAAATATTAATATAGAATTAGACGCACTAGATTATATTTTGAATAAAGGAGTTAAAGTTATAGGTATCGATACTTTTGGATTTGATGTATCTTTTCCAAAAATGATTCAGAAATATAATGAGACTAAAGACTCCTCTCACTTATGGCCTACACATTTCTATGGACGAAAAAGAGAATATATACAAATAGAAAGAATGAATAATTTACATTTATTACCTAGTAAAAATTTTATTTTTAATGGCCCTCCTCTAAAAATAATTAATGGAGAAGCAAGTTGGATTAGAGCAAATGCAATATTGATTAAGGAGAATGAAAAATGA
- a CDS encoding recombinase family protein, which yields MIVGYARVSSIDQKLERQRENLKAFGAEKIFTEKQSGKSIENRPIFQEALNFVRMGDRFVVESIDRLGRNYDEIIRTVNYLKKKDVHLMITSLPMMNEVIDNPLLDKFMKDLIVQILAMVSEQERNESKRRQAQGIKIAKEQGVYKGRPLLYSPNAKDPQKRIIYHRVVEMLEQGNAISKIAKEVNITRQTVYRIKRNCKM from the coding sequence ATGATTGTTGGCTATGCGAGAGTATCATCTATCGATCAAAAATTAGAAAGACAACGGGAGAATTTAAAAGCATTTGGCGCAGAAAAAATATTTACAGAAAAGCAATCTGGTAAATCTATTGAAAATAGACCGATATTTCAAGAAGCACTTAACTTTGTGAGAATGGGAGATCGGTTTGTCGTAGAATCAATTGATCGTTTAGGTCGTAATTATGATGAAATTATCAGAACTGTAAATTATTTAAAGAAAAAAGACGTACATCTAATGATTACAAGTTTACCTATGATGAATGAGGTCATTGATAATCCTTTGTTAGATAAATTTATGAAAGATTTAATCGTTCAAATATTAGCGATGGTTTCAGAACAAGAAAGAAATGAAAGCAAGCGTAGACAAGCACAAGGCATTAAAATTGCGAAAGAACAAGGTGTATATAAAGGGCGCCCATTATTGTATTCTCCGAATGCAAAAGATCCACAAAAACGCATTATCTATCATCGAGTTGTAGAAATGTTAGAACAAGGCAATGCAATTAGTAAAATTGCTAAAGAAGTTAATATAACAAGACAAACTGTTTATAGAATTAAAAGGAATTGCAAAATGTAA
- a CDS encoding carboxymuconolactone decarboxylase family protein has product MKNLINNFPEIANTFFSMTNNIQKCSAYSEKQNELILIGIFASHGYERGLKTHVIRALNLGADKDEIYSSIVLGLPVVGIVNINSSLDIAKEIITENEKL; this is encoded by the coding sequence GTGAAAAATTTAATTAACAATTTTCCAGAAATAGCAAATACATTTTTTTCAATGACAAATAATATACAAAAATGTTCTGCCTATAGTGAAAAACAAAATGAATTAATATTAATTGGTATTTTTGCATCTCACGGATACGAAAGAGGCTTAAAAACACATGTTATTAGAGCTTTAAACTTAGGCGCAGATAAAGATGAAATATATTCATCGATTGTATTAGGATTACCTGTTGTTGGGATAGTAAATATAAATTCATCATTAGATATTGCAAAGGAGATTATCACTGAAAATGAAAAACTATAA